CTTCAGGCAGTCACACAAATATATTGCAAAACAGCATTGCAACAGAACCTTGTTGACTTGTCGCAATCTATCATATCAGAATCCGATATGAGTAACTGAAACTACAAAAACATTTTATTTTCTCCCGCTATTATTTTCTATCTTTTTTCCCCCACCTCTTCAATTAGTTATGCATAAGCTAATCTCATTCCAAGATGAAACCACACAAACTGATTACCAATTTCTGTTGCTTAGACATGAGTATTTGCCAAATCCAATGCACTATCTGTAATTTGTTCAATTGTATACCAACACCAAAATCACAACAAATAAACAGAAAACTAGAACTCACCGGCACCGGAGGAAAAGCTGTGCTTCTCCCCACATTCATAGGTTTCATACCCTTCCCAACCGGAGATAACCGAGGCTCAATGGCCGGCCCGGATTGAGCAGCTGCAGTAGCAGATTCACCGGGCTGTCGAAGAAGGCGTAGCTGCTTTACGGCCCTATGAAGCCGCTCCAACCGGAATGTCTCACCGTCAAAAAACAAAACGGCATCGTTTTCCTTGTAATCCTCGCTGCTACCTTCAAATGTGACTTTAGGTTTTCCCAGTTGAATGTTCTGAAACTCCACAGATACCCTATTTTCCTTATTCTTGTGCAATGATCCAGGCTTAGTCTTATCAATCGAAGCTGGCTTAAAATCATCTGTAACAAAAAGGACCGAGATCAGAGACCACAATCAACATCCCGTTCCTACATTTTATCGAGAAACAAACAGAGAAAAACAAAACAAACACTTACACCGCAGAGTGCAGTACTTATTATTAGGGGCGTCTTCTTTAAAGGAAGGGCCTAGGGTTAGATTGTACCACCGATCGGATTGGGGAGCGGTCTTTGGCTCTTCCTTGGAGTTTTGGGCCATGTTTTTGCGGGTGTTCGAAGATCAAAATACTAGAGGATCGGATTTTGAAGGATGGTATAAGAGCCCAGATGGGACCCACCGCGCGATGACATGGCCAGATCAGAGGCGGCGCGTGGGAGACGATTCCGGTTCACTGCTGCTTTTAGATGCAGTTGCAGAGCTCATCTAAAGTAGGGTTACTTTTCGGGGAG
The Hevea brasiliensis isolate MT/VB/25A 57/8 chromosome 15, ASM3005281v1, whole genome shotgun sequence genome window above contains:
- the LOC110641009 gene encoding uncharacterized protein LOC110641009 translates to MAQNSKEEPKTAPQSDRWYNLTLGPSFKEDAPNNKYCTLRYDFKPASIDKTKPGSLHKNKENRVSVEFQNIQLGKPKVTFEGSSEDYKENDAVLFFDGETFRLERLHRAVKQLRLLRQPGESATAAAQSGPAIEPRLSPVGKGMKPMNVGRSTAFPPVPVEVERIDVGEPQIPGTKVSSKGISGHPTDPPNISTLSPSPKNDEAEDHQDIDIEDIFGSSSPFDNAAEQKGNAGFDINVPQQNDTDDEIADVDDSGDEVEKGRNAAEALRAQVNAEEQDEQTSSSTSSSGSGSSGSGSGSGSSSSSDSEGSDEDSVNSI